The following are encoded in a window of Paenibacillus polymyxa genomic DNA:
- a CDS encoding paeninodin family lasso peptide has product MSKKEWQEPTIEVLDISQTMAGKGWRQIDWVSDHDADIYNPS; this is encoded by the coding sequence ATGAGTAAAAAAGAATGGCAGGAACCGACGATAGAGGTGTTGGATATTAGCCAGACCATGGCGGGGAAAGGCTGGAGACAGATTGATTGGGTGTCCGACCACGATGCCGATATTTATAATCCAAGCTAA
- a CDS encoding M23 family metallopeptidase, translating to MKKGSLNRRMTLLVIRDAQQPPKQLQCSTAAVILVPTLVIASISTLVIGLQIRSSHIISQMETNLAVQSLQMEVTVADKDAAIGRLRQEVMELTNQATNIRERLQRVTELEQQMQQFIRKHGNSSATSNHKKTMTPLSWDASGHIGGELIAVHENTALLTRQAMDDFQEIESLLDTVERTVPRSIQQANAVQQNLERKQAAQLLQTRRLALAEQGNPSVWPVGSRRMTSSFGYRSDPFTGRSAFHSGVDIAGQTGDPVYAAGAGTVLEAASSGARGKCIIIQHPDGLQSWYMHLSGMQVAPGDRVHKGQTIGLLGSTGRSTGPHLHFQIVKHNQPVDPLLYVQ from the coding sequence ATGAAAAAAGGAAGCCTAAATCGCCGGATGACCCTGCTTGTTATTCGGGATGCACAGCAACCGCCCAAGCAGCTACAATGCTCTACAGCCGCTGTCATTCTCGTCCCAACTCTTGTGATCGCGTCTATCTCTACACTCGTGATCGGGCTGCAAATCCGTTCTTCCCATATTATCTCCCAAATGGAAACGAATCTTGCTGTCCAGAGTTTGCAGATGGAGGTCACGGTAGCGGACAAGGATGCAGCCATTGGGCGACTACGGCAGGAAGTCATGGAGCTGACGAATCAAGCCACCAATATTCGTGAACGCCTTCAGCGCGTAACAGAGCTGGAACAACAAATGCAGCAATTCATTCGTAAACACGGAAACTCATCTGCCACAAGTAACCATAAAAAGACCATGACGCCGCTCTCCTGGGATGCTTCCGGCCATATTGGAGGTGAACTGATCGCAGTGCATGAAAATACTGCCCTCCTAACTCGCCAGGCAATGGATGATTTTCAGGAGATCGAATCTCTGTTGGACACGGTGGAACGTACGGTTCCCCGCTCTATTCAGCAAGCAAATGCCGTACAGCAGAATCTGGAGCGCAAACAAGCCGCACAGCTACTCCAGACCCGTAGGCTGGCTCTTGCCGAACAAGGGAATCCCTCCGTTTGGCCTGTAGGTTCACGGCGAATGACCTCCAGCTTCGGCTATCGCAGCGACCCTTTTACGGGTAGATCTGCCTTTCATTCAGGCGTGGACATTGCCGGACAAACCGGTGATCCAGTCTATGCAGCAGGAGCAGGTACCGTCTTGGAGGCTGCTTCTAGCGGAGCCCGCGGCAAGTGCATCATCATCCAGCATCCTGACGGACTCCAGAGCTGGTATATGCACCTGAGCGGCATGCAGGTGGCTCCGGGAGATCGTGTCCACAAAGGACAGACCATCGGTCTGTTAGGAAGTACCGGGAGAAGCACGGGACCTCATCTTCATTTTCAGATCGTCAAGCATAACCAACCTGTCGATCCATTACTGTATGTACAATGA
- the cls gene encoding cardiolipin synthase produces the protein MLWLLLVLIVFIFQTGTILLFEFRKPSKAVAWLFILFCFPLIGFVVYYFVAQDYQKRKMVRKGGSQLFREFRERLWAQSKVIEHVEQMHNPHFKHQERLFNQLIRMSENPLTGCNRTRVLTNGEETFEAMLTAMEHAQHHIHVEFYIFRADEIGRKFQEVMIRKAREGVKVRFVVDGVGSYNLPYSFIRTCSEAGVEFHYFLPPFFATLDRRINYRNHRKIVVVDGMIGFVGGINIGDDYLGKYPKVGFWRDTHLQIEGDSVYFLQNAFLSDWKLASGERLMDVNLFPPHTCTGDEEVQILSSGPDQVWDTIQEMCFGALTVAKKRIWITTPYFIPDPGIHEALKLAAVSGVDVKIIIPYQSDSKLVHLASLSYVQELLETGVEFYQYRKGFIHAKVVIVDDLLGSVGTANMDMRSFFYNFELTAVVFANSALERLSADFVEDISNSSRIDLNVFRRRPRSQKTAEILTRMLSPLL, from the coding sequence ATGCTGTGGTTGCTGTTGGTTTTAATTGTTTTTATTTTTCAGACCGGGACGATCCTGCTCTTTGAATTTCGCAAGCCGTCCAAAGCGGTAGCCTGGCTCTTTATTTTGTTTTGCTTCCCGCTCATTGGCTTTGTCGTGTACTACTTTGTTGCACAGGATTATCAGAAGCGCAAAATGGTCCGAAAAGGGGGATCACAGCTGTTTCGTGAATTTCGCGAGCGTCTGTGGGCGCAATCCAAAGTGATTGAACATGTGGAGCAAATGCATAATCCTCATTTCAAGCATCAGGAGCGGCTGTTTAACCAGTTAATTCGCATGTCGGAAAACCCGTTGACTGGATGTAATCGCACACGTGTGCTGACGAACGGGGAGGAAACCTTCGAGGCTATGCTGACAGCGATGGAACATGCACAGCATCATATCCATGTGGAGTTTTACATATTTCGGGCCGATGAAATCGGAAGAAAGTTTCAAGAGGTCATGATCCGCAAGGCACGTGAGGGAGTAAAGGTACGATTCGTTGTGGACGGTGTAGGAAGCTATAATTTGCCTTATTCCTTTATTCGTACCTGTAGTGAGGCGGGAGTGGAATTTCATTATTTTCTACCTCCGTTTTTCGCCACGTTGGATCGCCGGATTAACTATCGCAATCACAGGAAAATCGTGGTGGTGGACGGCATGATTGGATTTGTGGGTGGGATTAACATAGGCGACGATTATCTCGGAAAATACCCCAAAGTGGGATTTTGGAGGGATACGCATTTGCAGATTGAAGGAGATAGCGTCTATTTTCTGCAAAATGCATTTCTTAGCGACTGGAAGCTGGCCTCAGGGGAGAGATTGATGGATGTGAATTTATTTCCTCCACATACCTGCACCGGGGATGAGGAAGTACAGATTTTGAGCAGTGGTCCCGATCAGGTATGGGATACGATTCAGGAAATGTGTTTTGGTGCGCTCACGGTTGCCAAAAAGCGGATTTGGATTACGACGCCGTATTTTATTCCCGATCCGGGGATTCATGAGGCGCTCAAGCTGGCAGCAGTCAGTGGCGTAGATGTGAAAATTATTATTCCCTACCAATCTGATTCGAAGCTGGTTCATCTGGCGTCTTTATCCTATGTGCAAGAATTGTTGGAGACAGGGGTGGAGTTCTACCAATATCGAAAAGGATTTATTCACGCCAAAGTGGTGATTGTCGATGATTTACTCGGCTCGGTCGGGACCGCCAATATGGACATGCGCAGCTTTTTCTATAATTTTGAGTTGACCGCTGTAGTTTTTGCTAATTCAGCGCTGGAACGGCTTTCGGCAGATTTTGTAGAGGACATTTCCAACTCCTCACGCATTGATTTGAACGTGTTCCGCAGACGGCCTCGATCTCAGAAAACAGCTGAAATTCTAACTCGCATGCTCTCTCCACTCCTTTAA
- the ligD gene encoding non-homologous end-joining DNA ligase, which yields MGQAVKGTITIEGQEIPITNPDKPLWPEAGVTKALYLRKLAVLAPFLLKYCHHRLLTVIRWPHGIHGDFFYQKNAPRPRPDYIETALHDGIEYIVLGKLPQLLWLGNQAALEFHPSLHEAGSKLPCEWMIDLDPSREVEPRIMEAASIVGEVLASLGLDSVPKTSGATGVQIIVPIRTGITFDELRSIGLLVGQFVTEKHPHLFTLERLKKDRGTAIYFDYLQHYQGKTLAAPYTPRARPGATVSTPLTWEEVRQDVSPLDYHLLNIEERLNQVGDLIDKVPPQPVEDVLKHMRTKAHRT from the coding sequence ATGGGACAAGCTGTTAAAGGTACAATTACCATTGAAGGTCAGGAAATTCCTATCACAAACCCAGATAAACCGCTGTGGCCTGAAGCAGGCGTGACTAAGGCGCTATATCTTCGCAAGCTCGCGGTATTGGCTCCCTTCCTGCTCAAATATTGCCATCATCGTCTGCTGACCGTCATCCGCTGGCCACATGGGATTCACGGTGATTTTTTTTATCAAAAAAATGCCCCACGTCCTCGGCCAGACTATATTGAAACCGCTCTGCATGATGGTATTGAATATATCGTGCTCGGCAAATTGCCACAACTCCTCTGGCTTGGTAATCAGGCTGCGTTGGAATTCCACCCCTCTCTACATGAAGCGGGAAGCAAGCTGCCCTGTGAATGGATGATAGACCTTGATCCATCCAGAGAGGTGGAGCCACGTATTATGGAGGCCGCCTCTATTGTCGGAGAAGTACTGGCTTCGCTTGGTTTGGATTCCGTCCCCAAAACATCCGGGGCTACAGGTGTACAAATTATCGTTCCGATCCGTACAGGCATAACCTTCGATGAACTTCGCAGCATCGGGCTATTAGTCGGGCAGTTTGTGACAGAAAAGCACCCGCATCTGTTCACACTCGAACGGTTAAAGAAGGATCGTGGAACAGCCATCTATTTTGATTACTTGCAGCATTATCAGGGGAAAACTCTGGCCGCTCCTTATACCCCGCGGGCACGCCCTGGCGCTACGGTCTCCACTCCACTAACCTGGGAAGAGGTACGGCAAGATGTATCACCACTTGACTACCATTTGCTGAATATTGAGGAACGACTAAACCAGGTAGGCGACTTGATCGACAAGGTTCCTCCCCAGCCTGTAGAAGACGTCCTCAAGCATATGCGCACCAAGGCACACCGAACCTGA
- a CDS encoding bactofilin family protein — protein sequence MFKESKKKLSAPAMDTLLANGTSFEGTVEAEANIRIDGHFQGDIRSTRTVVIGESAVVRSDIIAQDVILAGKVFGSITTEGRLTITPTGELYGNTATAALVISEGGVLDGTSQMNRTKDVELSTSTDESNDETQSSFSKNREDSQADLQSEAG from the coding sequence ATGTTCAAGGAATCCAAAAAAAAGCTCTCCGCCCCAGCTATGGATACACTGCTCGCTAATGGCACCAGCTTTGAAGGTACAGTTGAGGCAGAGGCCAATATTCGGATTGACGGTCATTTTCAGGGCGATATCCGCAGCACTCGTACTGTCGTCATTGGAGAATCTGCTGTGGTACGTTCGGACATCATCGCACAAGACGTCATTCTTGCCGGTAAGGTGTTCGGCAGCATTACTACAGAAGGACGACTGACCATTACGCCGACAGGTGAACTGTACGGAAATACGGCGACCGCTGCATTGGTCATATCTGAAGGCGGTGTACTGGACGGCACAAGTCAAATGAACCGAACAAAGGATGTAGAGTTGTCAACTTCTACGGATGAGTCAAACGACGAAACCCAATCTAGTTTCAGCAAAAACAGGGAGGACAGCCAAGCCGATCTGCAATCCGAAGCAGGATAA
- a CDS encoding asparagine synthase-related protein, whose protein sequence is MSAIAGIYSFGHESVCTEEGGKMMQALRKYPADRVCAWCEGSIFLGCHAQHVTPESVHERLPFYDELRDLAITADAIIDNRSELFERLGVEQERRQDITDSELILLAYDKWGVDAAGYLIGDFVFVIWDAKEHRLYGARDMTGNRTLYIYQHDRGFAFSTVVAPLLALSSLRKELYEPWLAEFLSIRTMQESVDIGTTAYKHINQLPPAHWFTMEEGKRTLHKYACLDEVETLRLKTGGEYIEAFREVFTQAVTARLRTHRAVGAALSGGLDSGAVASFAAPSLHLQQKPLHAYSYVPVQDFTDWTPPTLLANERSYIQSTARYVGNIHENYMDFEGKSPFSEIDIWLELMEAPYKYFENSFWIRGFYEKAQEHNVGVLLTGARGNFTVSWGPALDYYARQFRRLHWLQSFQGLWRYSKLTGRRMSHLLPVMLRKATSLESHSWLRRSNRSPVPPLIHPEFAKRMHVEDIPALSGTGWIKNADQTRKEKFSNLAIANKNGVVATKLSLRYGLWERDPTGDSRVIRFCLSVPFEQYVQNGRDRALIRKAMRDHLPDDVRLNQRVRGVQPADWLHRMLPCWDTFMGELQLMCHDLRAAEYLNIELIKTAMAKLRHPRPEQASDPNIRLLMHSLIVYRFLCGLN, encoded by the coding sequence GTGAGTGCGATTGCCGGAATCTATAGCTTTGGGCATGAGTCCGTATGCACCGAAGAAGGCGGGAAAATGATGCAAGCTCTGCGAAAATATCCCGCTGACCGCGTATGCGCTTGGTGTGAAGGCTCTATTTTTTTGGGTTGTCATGCCCAGCATGTGACCCCGGAATCTGTTCATGAGCGTCTTCCCTTCTATGATGAGCTAAGAGATTTGGCAATCACAGCGGATGCAATTATTGACAATCGTTCCGAGTTGTTTGAACGGCTGGGAGTTGAGCAGGAACGGCGACAAGATATCACGGACAGCGAGCTGATTTTGCTGGCATATGACAAATGGGGAGTGGATGCAGCCGGTTATCTGATAGGTGATTTTGTCTTTGTTATTTGGGATGCCAAGGAACATCGATTATATGGTGCTCGAGATATGACAGGCAATCGTACGTTGTACATCTACCAGCATGACCGAGGATTCGCGTTTAGCACGGTAGTCGCTCCGCTTTTGGCCCTGTCCTCTCTGCGAAAAGAATTGTATGAGCCATGGCTGGCCGAATTTTTGTCCATCCGCACCATGCAGGAATCCGTCGATATCGGAACGACCGCATACAAGCATATCAACCAGCTTCCCCCTGCACATTGGTTCACTATGGAGGAGGGAAAGCGAACCCTTCATAAATATGCATGTCTGGATGAGGTAGAGACACTGCGGCTCAAAACAGGGGGCGAGTACATAGAAGCTTTCCGCGAGGTGTTCACACAGGCGGTCACTGCCCGACTACGGACGCATCGCGCTGTAGGGGCTGCCTTAAGCGGAGGGCTGGATTCTGGAGCGGTTGCCAGCTTTGCCGCGCCATCACTGCACTTGCAACAAAAGCCGCTGCATGCCTACAGCTATGTTCCTGTTCAAGATTTTACAGACTGGACACCGCCTACATTGCTGGCGAACGAACGAAGCTATATTCAGTCTACGGCTCGCTATGTGGGCAACATTCACGAGAATTATATGGATTTTGAGGGGAAAAGTCCGTTTTCAGAAATTGATATTTGGCTGGAACTCATGGAAGCACCCTACAAATATTTTGAAAACTCCTTCTGGATCAGAGGTTTTTACGAAAAAGCACAGGAGCACAATGTCGGTGTACTGTTGACCGGGGCACGAGGCAACTTTACCGTATCGTGGGGCCCTGCACTAGACTATTATGCCCGGCAGTTTCGTCGTTTGCACTGGTTGCAATCCTTTCAGGGATTGTGGCGGTACAGCAAGCTTACGGGCAGGCGCATGTCACATCTACTCCCCGTAATGTTGAGAAAAGCGACTTCACTTGAATCTCATTCATGGTTGCGGCGTAGCAATCGAAGTCCCGTTCCTCCCCTGATTCACCCGGAATTTGCCAAACGGATGCATGTAGAAGATATTCCTGCATTGAGCGGAACAGGTTGGATAAAAAATGCCGATCAGACGAGAAAAGAGAAGTTCTCAAATTTGGCGATTGCCAACAAAAATGGTGTGGTTGCGACCAAACTTTCACTACGTTATGGCCTATGGGAACGTGATCCGACCGGGGACAGCCGGGTAATTCGTTTTTGCTTATCGGTGCCTTTTGAGCAGTATGTGCAAAACGGTCGGGATCGTGCCCTCATTCGTAAAGCCATGCGTGATCATCTACCTGATGATGTTCGGTTGAACCAGCGGGTACGCGGCGTGCAGCCTGCCGATTGGCTACATCGTATGCTTCCTTGCTGGGATACGTTTATGGGGGAGCTTCAACTGATGTGTCATGATTTACGAGCGGCTGAATATCTCAATATTGAGTTAATAAAGACGGCTATGGCGAAACTTCGCCACCCCCGCCCTGAACAGGCGTCTGATCCAAATATACGACTACTAATGCATAGCCTGATCGTGTACCGTTTTCTCTGTGGATTGAACTGA
- a CDS encoding YitT family protein: protein MSVVSKEVQNLSEITDVTGELTKISKIPANPKNKVKRLFQRAAMIVVGAALMAVGLEIFLVPNGVIDGGVTGISIMASKITGYPLGIFLTLLNLPFLLIGYKQIGKTFALSTLFGIVVMSIGTALLHNVSALTPGEPLLGAIFGGVILGVGVGLVIRSGGSLDGTEIVAILVSEKTPFSVGEIVLFVNIFILGSAGFVFGWPNALYSMIAYYIAMKMIDITIEGLDQSKSVWIISEKYRDIGDALTDRLGRGVTYLEGEGGFTGESKKVIFVVITRLEEAKLKSIVEDWDPHAFVAIGNIHDVKGGRFKKKGIH from the coding sequence ATGAGTGTAGTGAGCAAGGAAGTCCAAAATCTGTCTGAGATCACAGATGTGACCGGAGAGTTGACCAAGATCAGCAAAATTCCAGCTAATCCGAAGAACAAAGTAAAACGCCTGTTTCAGCGTGCAGCCATGATTGTGGTTGGTGCAGCTTTGATGGCAGTGGGATTGGAAATATTTCTGGTTCCTAACGGCGTTATTGACGGAGGCGTTACAGGTATTTCCATCATGGCCTCCAAGATTACTGGCTATCCGCTCGGTATTTTCCTGACCCTGTTGAACCTTCCATTTTTACTTATCGGCTACAAACAAATCGGTAAAACCTTCGCTTTATCCACATTATTCGGTATCGTCGTTATGTCCATCGGAACCGCGTTACTTCACAATGTAAGTGCATTGACTCCTGGCGAACCGCTGCTCGGCGCTATTTTTGGGGGCGTTATTCTCGGTGTTGGGGTGGGTCTTGTGATTCGGTCCGGCGGCTCGCTGGATGGGACAGAGATCGTAGCTATTCTCGTCAGTGAAAAAACTCCTTTTTCGGTCGGTGAGATCGTACTGTTCGTTAATATCTTCATTCTGGGAAGTGCAGGTTTTGTGTTCGGTTGGCCGAATGCTCTGTACTCCATGATTGCTTATTATATCGCCATGAAAATGATTGATATTACGATTGAAGGTCTGGATCAGTCCAAATCGGTCTGGATTATTAGTGAAAAATACCGTGATATCGGGGATGCCCTGACAGACCGTCTTGGACGGGGCGTCACTTATCTGGAAGGTGAAGGCGGCTTTACGGGTGAAAGCAAGAAAGTGATTTTCGTCGTCATTACCCGACTGGAGGAAGCGAAGCTGAAGAGCATCGTTGAAGATTGGGACCCGCACGCTTTCGTTGCGATCGGTAACATTCACGATGTGAAGGGCGGACGCTTTAAGAAAAAAGGAATACACTAG
- a CDS encoding sulfotransferase family protein has translation MIEKQGGGLVFLLSVPRSGSSLLTAILQNHSRLFATQEMWFLLSLYDLPQSHARPYGGTGILRQFFEGMVPPDVLEQASRSYALEIYNGLLQGTTADMLIDKSPRYYTVLEFIDRLFPAARRLWLIRNPLAIVASFKKVNQLRHGRFQLLEELGGPHFNMKMTDITVGLFRYAHYFATPHPLAYPLRYEQLVSNPTMEIEKLCDFLGIKYELGMEKYGDFADTPKSSLFYSMGAGDPFVGEHEQAHQDSVHSWQHLLSKTEIELYCRSIGSRMFKQLGYAEELEQAEQMTGVRFEDEPDIELLSRRTQQFLQQSGFEWKAAYRMLEEQDADNRELVINATRHAASQDPARMHVDQIVNDRRIQSLENRLAHSYEERNRLIAQLQSYQRPNQGLRYRSLFARKLGRLASVVLSSIGKEKGGRT, from the coding sequence TTGATTGAAAAGCAAGGCGGAGGGCTGGTATTCCTGTTAAGTGTCCCTCGGAGTGGAAGCTCGCTGCTTACCGCCATTTTGCAAAACCATTCCCGCCTGTTTGCCACGCAGGAAATGTGGTTTCTGCTCAGTTTATATGATCTTCCTCAGTCACATGCACGGCCATATGGAGGAACAGGGATACTTCGGCAATTTTTTGAAGGTATGGTCCCCCCCGACGTATTGGAGCAGGCCTCCCGTTCGTATGCACTTGAAATATATAATGGTCTGCTTCAAGGAACAACAGCAGATATGCTTATCGACAAATCCCCGCGTTACTATACGGTTTTAGAATTTATAGACCGTTTATTCCCTGCTGCCCGCAGGCTGTGGCTTATCCGGAATCCTTTGGCCATTGTGGCCTCATTCAAAAAGGTTAATCAGCTACGGCATGGACGTTTTCAACTGCTGGAGGAACTGGGGGGGCCGCATTTTAATATGAAAATGACGGATATTACGGTTGGTTTATTCCGTTATGCTCATTATTTTGCTACACCTCATCCACTTGCATACCCGCTTAGGTATGAACAACTCGTATCCAATCCAACGATGGAGATCGAGAAGCTGTGCGATTTTCTGGGAATCAAGTATGAGCTGGGGATGGAAAAGTACGGGGACTTTGCGGATACGCCCAAATCCAGTCTTTTTTATAGTATGGGAGCGGGTGATCCCTTCGTAGGAGAGCATGAGCAGGCGCATCAAGATTCGGTACATAGCTGGCAACACTTGTTGAGTAAAACGGAAATTGAGCTGTATTGCAGAAGCATTGGGTCCCGCATGTTTAAGCAGCTTGGTTACGCGGAAGAGCTGGAGCAGGCTGAGCAGATGACTGGAGTCCGCTTTGAGGATGAGCCGGATATAGAGTTGCTGAGTCGACGTACACAACAATTCCTCCAGCAAAGCGGCTTTGAATGGAAGGCAGCTTATCGGATGCTGGAAGAACAAGATGCAGATAACAGAGAACTCGTGATAAATGCAACCCGTCATGCTGCATCTCAAGATCCGGCAAGGATGCATGTGGACCAGATCGTGAACGATCGGCGGATTCAATCCCTGGAAAACAGGTTGGCACATAGCTATGAGGAGCGGAACCGTCTTATCGCTCAGCTCCAAAGCTATCAACGCCCAAATCAAGGTCTCCGATATCGCAGCCTCTTTGCCCGTAAGCTCGGGCGCTTGGCGTCTGTAGTGTTATCAAGTATAGGAAAAGAAAAAGGGGGAAGAACGTGA
- a CDS encoding dephospho-CoA kinase: MHDRSANVSWTKYTAFGLRIASELNLPELLLAAPEAVEDVVIRQADLTAWSGQLEQANFVMLDERFMFQIPGTAIYAVREGKEIEVSIFSGADPDTVRLFVLGTCMGVLLMQRRILPIHGSAVVIGGRAYAFVGESGTGKSTLAATFRQAGYQMVSDDVIAVEATASSAIVYPAYPQQKLGLDSLLQLEALRENKHARTINHIRSLTDGDSVMPQYRDFRMLADELNKYAVPAVDEFFNDPLPLGGVFELVADSPIRALMREGELVAVTEQPLNVLECLHTLLQHTYRRVIIPRMGLSEWSFDTAARMARKVEGWRLLRDSSVFTASEVVQRVLDIIRKEEKSYGSH; encoded by the coding sequence GTGCATGACAGGAGTGCAAATGTTAGTTGGACGAAATATACAGCCTTTGGACTCAGGATTGCCAGTGAACTGAATCTGCCTGAGCTGCTCCTGGCAGCACCGGAAGCAGTAGAGGATGTAGTCATTCGACAGGCTGATTTGACTGCATGGAGTGGTCAGCTGGAACAGGCCAATTTTGTGATGCTGGATGAACGATTTATGTTCCAAATACCAGGTACGGCCATTTATGCCGTCAGGGAAGGCAAGGAAATCGAGGTAAGCATATTCTCCGGGGCCGATCCTGACACCGTGCGGCTATTTGTGCTGGGTACATGCATGGGTGTTCTGCTGATGCAAAGACGAATATTACCTATTCACGGAAGTGCGGTCGTCATTGGGGGGAGGGCATACGCATTTGTGGGTGAATCGGGTACGGGGAAATCGACACTGGCGGCTACTTTTAGGCAGGCAGGTTATCAGATGGTTAGTGATGACGTGATTGCTGTAGAAGCTACGGCTTCCTCAGCCATCGTGTATCCAGCTTATCCGCAGCAAAAGCTGGGGCTGGATAGCTTGCTCCAACTGGAGGCTTTACGGGAGAACAAGCATGCACGCACAATAAACCACATACGGTCCCTAACGGATGGCGATTCTGTAATGCCACAATACAGAGATTTTCGTATGCTTGCAGATGAGCTGAATAAATATGCCGTACCCGCCGTAGATGAATTTTTTAACGATCCGCTGCCCTTAGGGGGCGTATTTGAGCTAGTGGCAGATTCTCCAATCCGTGCGTTGATGCGCGAAGGGGAGCTAGTGGCAGTTACGGAGCAGCCCTTGAACGTTCTGGAGTGCTTGCATACATTACTACAACATACATATCGTAGGGTGATTATTCCGCGAATGGGTTTGAGTGAATGGTCGTTTGATACAGCGGCTAGGATGGCTCGTAAAGTAGAGGGCTGGCGGCTGCTGAGGGATAGTTCCGTCTTTACTGCGTCCGAGGTTGTACAACGGGTACTTGATATCATTCGTAAGGAGGAAAAGAGTTATGGCAGCCACTAA
- a CDS encoding lasso peptide biosynthesis PqqD family chaperone — protein MAATNPAKDHYRVIYGEEVYVSDMDGEKVMMSINTGKYYNLGFTGGRIWELAESGPSLGDIVTVLTNEYEVDEEQCRQQVHTFVAELEREGLLKLLRESV, from the coding sequence ATGGCAGCCACTAATCCAGCTAAAGACCATTATCGCGTCATTTACGGTGAAGAGGTCTACGTCAGTGATATGGACGGGGAAAAAGTGATGATGAGTATTAACACTGGTAAATATTACAACTTAGGCTTCACAGGAGGACGAATCTGGGAACTGGCAGAATCCGGTCCTTCACTTGGCGATATCGTAACTGTCCTGACGAACGAATATGAGGTGGACGAGGAACAGTGCAGACAGCAGGTACATACCTTTGTGGCTGAGTTGGAGCGGGAAGGACTGTTAAAGCTTCTACGGGAGTCGGTATAA